In Colletotrichum higginsianum IMI 349063 chromosome 1, whole genome shotgun sequence, the DNA window TGTGAGTACTATCAACATGATTGTGTTAGACAAGttttcatcatcatcttcacaGTCAAGGAGAGAAAGTCCCCCAAAGAAGAATAAAACTCACGCTCCCCAGTCAGACATGACGTAGCCGTCGAAGCCCAACTCCGTCTTGAGCAGGCCGTTGAGCGCCTTGCTGTTCTGGCACGCGTAGGATCCGTTGATGCGCTGGTAGGCGCACATGAAGGACGACGCGcgggccttgacggcgtcggcgaaggGCCACATGTAGATCTCGTGGACGGTGCGGTCGTCGACGTTGGACGACAGCGCCTGCTCCTCGATTTcggtggcggtgccgttgACCACAAAGGTCGGGTTGCGCATGATCTCCTGCTCGTTGAGCAGCCAGTGCTTGGCCGTCGCCTGGACACCGGCGTCCTGGTGTCCGACGATGGTCTGGTACATGGCGACACCGGTGAGGTAGGGGTCAGGGGAGAAGCCCTCCCAGTTGCGGCCCGAGTAGGCGCTTCTTCCGAGGgggccggcgacggggctGTTGTTTTTCCCGTCGGTTAGAGAACAAGAGCTCTTCTTGGAAGACATAAGAGAATGTCCAAAGCAGAGAGGAAACTCACCTGAGGGCAACGTGGGCACCCTTGGCCTTGAACTCCTTGCCCATGGCGAGACCTCTCTCGTACAGGATGTCCTTGTCCCAGGTGGACGCGGCCGAGACACCGGCCGAGAAGACGCTGGCGTAGTCGGCCACGCGGATGGACAGAGGGCCGTCCTGGAGGCAGAGGCCCTGGAAGCCGAGGCGcgggacggcgacgatgttgCCGACACAGGGGCCGGGCTGGCCGGTGACCATgtcggccttctcctcgaccgtcAGCTCGGCCACGAAAGCACGAGCCTTGGCCAGGGCATCCTCCCAACCGTTGCCGTTGATTTTGGCTTCACCCAGTGTCAGCTTTGATGCTTTATCAAAAAGTTGTCTGTATGGTGTAATAGTGTAATAatttgtgtgtgtgtgtgtgtgtgtgtatgttaCTCACGGGAGGGGTAGACGGCCTCGGAATGGCCATAGGGGCCGAGGATGGTGGTGTTCAGAGGCTGGACCCAACTGAAGGCATCTTCAGACCGGCCGCCAGCTTCATATGACTGAGCGGCGACGGAGGGTGCCAGCAGAAGGCCCGAGAGGACGAGAGACAGGGCGGCGGACATTGTTGGCAATATCCCTTGGCGTAAGTTGTGAGACCTGGCGCAGTGTGCTGAAGATCCTATCCTAAGCCTCACGAGAATCGAGGTTACATACCCGCCCTTTATATGTCACGATTCTCATCGTCAGTCCGCTCATATCCTCGTCCTTCTATACATGCTAAGCCCACCTCCccccagacccagacccagacccagacccgGACTactccccgccgccgccaactccGCGCGGGCTTTACAAGCCGGGGAAGACCTGAACACGATCCGTAATAGAATATGTTTGGTAATGCATCTCGTCATTCACTCCAGAAGTCGGCCCCGCACCGTCCACCAAGCCTAGAGAGGTCTTTCACCAAGGCAGAGGTGGGATGGGATATCCGGATATTGGGCATCACGGGGGGGGGCAATGGAGATTAGCCGTAGATTTGCCAGTGTAGTAGCCGTACCGACGGAGAAGGCCGGGGAGAAGATTTTCTTCAACATGACATGTGGAGCacaagagagaaagagagtgagagagagagagtcggATTGTTGCCGAGTTCCCCAGTCTAGATCCCAAATGGCAAACAATACATCGTCATCTGGAGGTGTGGGGTACAATTCCCAGCCGTGGGTTAGCATGGCCAGGATGACTAGTCATCAGAATCGGTAGAGACGAGCTGCTGGGCGGGAGCATCGAGTCATGGGACGGGACCTGTCAAACACTTGCTCACCGCccggctctctctctctttttcctctctctttttcctctctctttttcctcTCTCAGCCCAGCTGTGGGAAATTGTTTTCCGCGTAAAGACGACTTGACCACACTGGCCCAATGGACGACACGCTTGGCGGAGGGCGTCATGTCGGTGTTTCTGCCGCCAGCGTCAGGATCAGAATCATCAGTCACACTTGGTTTGTCCACGGATCCAGTACCGGAGAACTACCGTTCTGCAGGTCGACAAGGAACACGAAGCCGGTCTTGTGGGGGAAGGCGGATCCGGTGACCAACTGGGAAAACCTGGAGACTCCAGAGTCCAAGCAAGCAAGCTTGTTCAAGCTTGTTCAAGCTTTCATTCTGCGCGaaccccctccctttcccttccccccctggTTCCGCACTGCAAAGAGGTTAAGCGGCTAAGGATTCCCTCGACCACCCCCGGCCTATTCCCCAtcccccgccccccgccGTCGAATTGAGTGGACAATGGGACagaaaggaggagggagaggggggcttTGTGTGGAGGCCCGACATTGCGCCGACACTAGAGGCCCAGACACGCAGGTTTTCTACAGAATTTTCTTCGTCATACGCACTCGTGGCGGCTCGAGTAGCTCTTTGGGGGAACCTGttcatcccctcccctccttgGGACCTTGGGACCTTGGGGTCCCTGGGGGGGGCCGACACCGTGGCACCGGTCGACCGTCGTCCCAAATCGGAGAGAATCGGTCCTCTTAGCATCTGagcctcctccccctctgtCTTCCGCCCCCCGGCCCCCCGCACGTCTAATCGGCCCTGTTCTTCACCTTGCGCCGTGGCAGATgctgggggggaggaggggacggggaccCGATCTTCTCGGAGTTGAGAGAGCAGCCAAAGAGAAGCCTGCCGCCGGCAAAACAACGGGTGTTGCCAACGTCGATCTTAACTTAGCCCACCGGGTGGCTTCCGGCCAAGACTTTGGAAGCCGCTCACGATGCCGAAACGGCCTCGGGATGAGCGGTTTCCAACACCCAGTCTCCCAGTAGGGATACGTCATGATATCGAATATTCCCGCCTCGGACAGCACGCCGGTGCTCGGGTATTGGCTGCTGCTTCGTGCAGTTACTCAACCGTTGACTAATACAGCGAGAGGTGCGGGATGCCTCTCGAATGTCTTTACCCCGGTGAAGCCGCCCCCCTGCCAGGTAACAGCACACCATGCCATGCTGTATGGATACATACTCGGTAGGAGTAAGTTGCACCCATGGGGAAGCTTTAGCAGTTCAGTATTGTAAGTTGTGGAGTTGGCCCATGCAAGTGCTGGAGACCCCGACTTGATCAGCTCTGCCCACGTGAGAGTTTGcattcttttctttttttgtgtttcttttttttgttttcctcGTGTTTCTCCTCACCACCCTGCGCCGAGGTTTACCGCTTGTTTCCCCGTGCGGACAGTTTCccactcttttttttttcttctatTCTTCTCCTTTGCCTTGCCCCGTGATTGAAATGGCCGAGGGGTTATCCTTGGACGTCAACATTGGTCCCATGATCCATTCATGGGCCAAGCAACCCCCATCACTGCGGCATACATCGTGCATCGTACACAGGCGAGCACACGAGTGTGTGCCAAGAATAAACAAGCGTCCTTCCATTCGGTCCGTTGTTTGGCATCCCCGGGGAACTCCACACGAACCTCTATGGCGATGCCCTCGAGTCCCGGGAAGCTGAGGGGTGAGTGAGACCTTTTCTGGCACCGTCGGGTTCACCACACCACAGAGCAACTCTGCCTGTCATTGTTCATGCTTGATTCCGATCCCGGCACCGAGGGGGTAACCCTGGACCATCCGTTACCAACTTCCGCACCGCGGCTGTTCGGATGAGGGCCATTCGTCTTCCGTCCTGTTTCGTCATACAAGCATACAAGCATAAAGATTCTCAACTCCTCATCCACCTGTGGTCACCTATTGACTACTTTCACCCACCGGAGTCTGTCAGGCGTACCTAGGCATCTTTTGATTAAGTGACGATTGTTATTACCCAACCGGTCGCGACCGGTTCCGTTCCCGGTCCTCCATTCCCATTCTGTCTCGTCGTAAAAGGGCGGACCGGACCCATCGAACATTTCCCCATCTCAAAGCATACGATCAATGCAACCATTCTCTCTTATACTCATCTTCCCCGCCAAAATGTGTACAACAGGCAAAGAGCTGTAGGTAGAACGTGTTATCCCACAAAAATCAAGCCATGACCTTCTCGCTACGCACTACGtttcgtcttcctctttgTTACCTCTTCTATGCGGTGAAGACTGttttccttttcccttcACCCATCTCCATAATGAACTGGACCTTGCCGAGCCCCACGCAACCATATTGCGCTGGGCAATCCAGCCCCGGAGAAGAAATGTCCCGCGGGTCTGTCCACAGGGGAAGTGTTTATCCATTGACGAGGACTTGGAAGATTCAAAGCCATTCCTGGTCCACCAGCCTAAGCGTCCTCGATGAGCAGGCGTATGGTTACACTATTATGCAGGGTGGCAGCCCCAGAGCCTCAAGAGATCGACGCTGGTCGGCTGATGAACAGCCCAAACATTTACTCCACGGAGCCATGCAGTGACTGTATCCGCGGCACACAACGACCGGGAATGATTTGAGCCTCAGTGGGTCGCCAGTGAGGGGAACAACGTCAGATGGCACCCAGGTTCGAGTATCTGTGCCACATGTAGCTGCAGCTGCATGACTTGACCTGACTTTGGGTGTAATGCTTGTGCTGGTCCTGACGAGTAACTCGATAAGCTAGCAGAGAGACAACTTTTGGTAATAACGTCAATAAAAACCATAGAACTTTCGATTCAATACTACCCATTGTTTGTTATCCGACCTTCATCCGCGTGGGAACTTTGGTCTGTCCTGCTATTGTCATTCTTTTGGTAAGGGCTAGAAGATGCTGTAAAGGCTGAAGCATAGTATGGAACGACAGGATGTTCTTTAAAGCCCGCTACTAGTCCATTGTAAGGGATTATTAATCACCTGTATAGAAGAAAGCAGTCAAAATAGCAGTATAGTCGTTATGGGGCGTTGGCAGAGACTGTTATGTTGTGACAAGGGGTTGTTAATCACCACTATGGAAGAGAGTAAGCGCTAGACTCCATGTCAACCAACACTTCAGAGTTGTATGGATGCAAAAGGGGGGTCGACTAGAGTCAGACGTCAAAGTCACAAACTATGGAAACTAGATTCAGCCGATTCTAATGCCTTGATCGACTGGATGGAAACATTTCTAACAAATGTAACCTCTTCACGTTCACATTATAAGCAACTGACCTCATTAACCATCTTATATCCACTCGATTCACAACAGTTTAGAAAACACGTTCTTGGAAGCGAAGTTGACATATGGGTATTAAGAACTGAAAACTATGGGATATTGTTGCATAAACTTGATGGCTATTTGTTTGCTGCACTGCACCACCAGCATAGCCCCGCGTCGGACCGACGTGGACGTGCTTCAGGCAGCCGACGCCTGAGCCTCCTGGATGATGACATCGCTCGCCTTCTCCGACACGATGTACAGCGGCAGAGCGATGTAGAAGCCGGGGATCTTGGGGAACACgctggcgtcgacgaccctCAGACCCTCGGTGCCGCGGACCTTGAAGCTCGAGTCGAGAACGGCCAtggggtcgtcgtcgggcccGATGGGACAGGTGCAAGACGCGTGATGGCCCCACGCCTCGTCCTTGAGGAACTGCTTggcgtcctcctcgctggtgacgttgccgccggGCCAGACCTCGGGGAAGCTCCCGTCGAGCGGGAGGAGGCTGTCGAACGCCCGGCGGGAGAAGTCGAACCCCTCGTACGTGGCCTGCAGgtccttgtcggcctcgccggcgccgttgacgccCGCGTCGTAGTAGTTGAAGTCGATGGCGGGCATGTCCCTGGGGTCGGCCGACCGGAGggtgacggtgccggcgttGTTGCGGCTGTGCGCCTTGAGGACGATCCAGGCCCAGTGCTGCGCGTCGGCGAGCGAGTCGGAGGCGTAGCCCGGGAAGTAGCCCTTGAACTTGGCCGGCGCGCCCGAGACGAAGAGGTcgggctcgtcctcggcgacggaggaCTTGAGcacgatggcgatggcgatgccgtTGGTGGCGTAGACGCCCTTGGACACGGGCTCGAGGCCCTGCTGGTACTGCTCGAGGCAAGGGTCCGGGGACGTCTCCAAGAAGGTGCACTTGCTGGTGATGACGAAGTCGCTCGTCGTCTTACCGATCACCGTGGCCTCGTAGCGGTCCTGCATGTTGGTCCCGACGCCGGGGAGGTCGACCAGGACGGGGATGTCGAACGACTCGAGCTCCGCCTTGGGGCCGATGCCGCTGAGCTTGAGCAGCTGGGGCGTGTTGAAGGCGCCGGCTGAGATGATGACCTCGCGCTTGGCGTCGACGCTGCCGGACCCCGAGGGGGAGGCCGAGCCGGAACGGGGGTCGGCGCGGTAGAGGCTGGATCCCTCCAGGAAGTCGACTCCAACAGCGCGGGGCTTGTCGCCGCTCTCATCGAAGCGGATCTTGGTGACCTAATGATATTATCGTCAGTATATGTTCGAACCCCAACACAGTGATGCCCATCACAGCCAGTCCGGGGCCCAACCACTCACGAGAGTATCTAGCTTGATGTCGAGGTGATATTTGCGTGATCCGTCCGAGTTGACCGCGTTGGCCGTGTCCAAGATCAAGTCTCTGGGGCCGCCGCGGATGGAGTCGGTCATGGCCAGCGGGACCTGGTAAAGTCCGGTCTCGCTCGTCTGGCCCGGCGCGTTGATGTCCCGAAGCAGGACCTGGCCGAGCCCGGCCACGGTGTTGAGCAGGAAGCCGAGAAGGCTCTTCcccatggccgaggccgccgcgacgaTGAGCGACAGCAGCTTctggtcctcgacgacgagcgacAGGGACGTCAGCGAGGTGCCGAGCCAGCCGCTGTAGCCGTGGCCGACGATGCTCGAGGGCAGGTACATGTTCCTCTCGAGCTTCTGGAAGTAGGACCGCATGTTGTCCGGCGCCCACGAGTCGTCGCCGGTGAGGGCCGCGATCTTGGATCAGTCGCTGTCGTGGGCGTTGACGGAGATGAGGGCGTTGTGGCGGGAGCAGCCGCCCAGGGTGCCGGCGCGCGGGTACCAGACGCCGAGGGGCTTCGCCTCGGCCGGGGGGTCCAGTCCGACGTAGAAGCTGCCGTCCGGCATCTCGTACGTCATCTTGGAGTCTCTCTTCTGCTGCTCAGGGTCAGGGTAGTGGTTGACCTGACTCGTGTTAGTTCCCATGATATCCTCTTATGACAAGATGTGCGGCATCACCCACAAAGTAGTTCCACCTCGTGTCTTGGAACTCGGTCGACATGAGATGGAGGGCCGGGACCTTCTCGGTCCAGGAATCGCCCGAGTCTCCTCCGGCATCGATCAACAACACCTTgaagccggcgatggcgaggttGGCGGCCACCGGACCACCGCCGGGGccggagccgacgacgacgtagTCATAGCCGTCGAGCGTCTCGTTGGCGGCCCGTTTACCAATAAACGGGTCGTGGCGAGGCTGCTTTGGGGAAGCCTTCCACGGGATGGCGCTGATCCGAGAGTCAGTATCAACGTTTTTCTTGGCGTTTTTTCCTTTCTGTCCCCTTTTCGTTGTGCGGGCTTACAATGCAGAGGATGAGTCAACCAGGACAGTAACGAGTGTGGCAACGAGCGAGAAGCGCATCTTGGGCGTGGTGAGGCGCTGCCTGCTTTCCCAGAAAGAAGTGACAGAAGGTCGGATAGGCCGAACGGAGGGCCGAAAGCAGGCAGGCAGaaagatagagagagagcggATTGAAGATGACGAATTAGAAAAGAAAGCTTGATCGTAGGCCAAGGCTTTCAATCTCAAACCGAGCAGACGATCTGGAAGAGAAGACGAAGTAGATATTAATTAGCTAAGCGGGCGTGGGAATCCGCATAGGGATCTGACAACTCAGCCCTGCCCCCATATGAGACGGAAGATGGAAAAGGAGGTCGGTCAATAGGAGAATGGCATTCTAGGGATGCCGGTTACATTACGGAGGTCCTGAATCCAGGTGGTAATGCCGATCCCCCTCGAATGACGAACTTGCATCTGGATCCTGTTCTCCACGGCCATCGTACTGGGTGCTCGCTATGGATAAGTTACTCCATCGCGACTGCTTCTCTTGCCCGGTTCAAAGGTGCCGACGGACAGACGATGACCAGTTCTAGCTAGTTTGTGGGTTGCTAATCTGGTATTTGCCCGAACGAGCGAGCTGGGGTATAcgagaagaaaggaagaatATATCCAACAAAAAACCTTTTGCATTGAACGGCACACCTAGTTACCACGGTTATGAGTATGGGTTGCTGCAGCACATCTCAGGTTGTGTATTACTTGAGTGTCCTCTGTAACAGTCACAACTGAACAACCAGACACGAGTTGCCAAGAGCCGCCCTTCTTCAGTAATGCAACACACGAGCACAATGCCGGGCTCACTGCTCAGACTGGCTGCATCTCGCTCCCTTGATGCCTGAA includes these proteins:
- a CDS encoding Choline dehydrogenase — encoded protein: MRSYFQKLERNMYLPSSIVGHGYSGWLGTSLTSLSLVVEDQKLLSLIVAAASAMGKSLLGFLLNTVAGLGQVLLRDINAPGQTSETGLYQVPLAMTDSIRGGPRDLILDTANAVNSDGSRKYHLDIKLDTLVTKIRFDESGDKPRAVGVDFLEGSSLYRADPRSGSASPSGSGSVDAKREVIISAGAFNTPQLLKLSGIGPKAELESFDIPVLVDLPGVGTNMQDRYEATVIGKTTSDFVITSKCTFLETSPDPCLEQYQQGLEPVSKGVYATNGIAIAIVLKSSVAEDEPDLFVSGAPAKFKGYFPGYASDSLADAQHWAWIVLKAHSRNNAGTVTLRSADPRDMPAIDFNYYDAGVNGAGEADKDLQATYEGFDFSRRAFDSLLPLDGSFPEVWPGGNVTSEEDAKQFLKDEAWGHHASCTCPIGPDDDPMAVLDSSFKVRGTEGLRVVDASVFPKIPGFYIALPLYIVSEKASDVIIQEAQASAA
- a CDS encoding Choline dehydrogenase; protein product: MRFSLVATLVTVLVDSSSAFAIPWKASPKQPRHDPFIGKRAANETLDGYDYVVVGSGPGGGPVAANLAIAGFKVLLIDAGGDSGDSWTEKVPALHLMSTEFQDTRWNYFVNHYPDPEQQKRDSKMTYEMPDGSFYVGLDPPAEAKPLGVWYPRAGTLGGCSRHNALISVNAHDSD